From Thalassotalea euphylliae, the proteins below share one genomic window:
- a CDS encoding sigma-54 interaction domain-containing protein produces MTSADLKQLLANSDLLLNAVGEGVYGFDTQGNAIFINAAAERMTGWDAKELLGKKIHQYHHHTRADGSPYPASECNIYATAQDGKSRQISDEVFWRKDGSAFPVEYTSTPVFHNNKVIGAVAVFRDVTEQKNNEQALQIALKKIQSLTEQLQAENHYLQSELKQQWTASSLTGNSLIMQRLVSQIKLVANTNSTVLILGENGTGKELAARQLHAHSNRAKKPMIKVNCAAFTPSLLESELFGHEKGAFTGANETRKGKFELANQGTLFLDEVGELSLEAQSKLLRVIQEQEFERVGGNKTIKVDIRLIAATNRDLKAMVDNGEFRMDLFYRLNVFPLEMPPLRARVDDIPLLCEQIIERLNRKLAKQVTAISKDSLNALTGYHWPGNVRELQNIIERAMILSTSSELNLALPNEHIHGSTTAPQFGIQQSTAINKTIGQTLDEVQASYIRQVLEQCQWRIGGASGAAKHLGLADSTLRSKMQKLGIKRASN; encoded by the coding sequence ATGACCTCTGCTGATTTAAAACAACTACTCGCCAATTCTGATCTTTTACTCAACGCTGTTGGCGAAGGGGTTTATGGTTTCGACACGCAAGGTAATGCCATTTTCATCAACGCGGCTGCTGAGCGAATGACAGGCTGGGATGCCAAAGAGTTACTCGGTAAAAAAATTCACCAATATCACCACCACACGCGTGCCGATGGTAGCCCCTACCCCGCTAGCGAGTGCAATATCTACGCAACCGCTCAAGATGGCAAGAGTCGACAAATTAGCGATGAAGTGTTTTGGCGCAAAGACGGTAGTGCCTTTCCCGTGGAGTACACCTCCACACCTGTTTTTCATAATAATAAAGTGATTGGTGCGGTTGCGGTATTTCGTGACGTTACCGAGCAAAAAAATAATGAACAGGCACTACAAATTGCCCTGAAAAAAATTCAATCACTGACCGAGCAACTGCAAGCAGAAAATCATTACCTGCAAAGTGAACTGAAACAGCAATGGACGGCCAGCTCGTTAACGGGCAATAGCCTGATCATGCAGCGATTAGTGTCGCAGATAAAACTAGTAGCTAATACCAACTCAACCGTGCTGATTTTAGGTGAAAACGGTACAGGTAAAGAGCTTGCCGCCAGACAACTGCACGCTCACAGCAATCGCGCGAAAAAGCCAATGATCAAAGTGAATTGTGCTGCGTTTACGCCTAGTTTGTTAGAGTCTGAGCTATTTGGTCATGAGAAAGGTGCGTTTACCGGCGCTAATGAAACACGCAAAGGTAAATTTGAACTGGCCAATCAGGGCACGCTATTTTTAGATGAAGTGGGCGAACTCTCCTTGGAGGCGCAAAGTAAGCTACTGCGCGTTATCCAAGAGCAAGAATTTGAACGAGTTGGTGGCAACAAGACGATAAAAGTCGATATTCGTTTGATCGCAGCCACCAATCGCGATCTTAAAGCTATGGTCGACAATGGCGAGTTTAGGATGGACTTATTCTATCGCCTCAACGTCTTTCCTCTGGAAATGCCACCGCTCAGAGCGCGTGTTGACGATATTCCATTATTGTGTGAACAAATTATCGAGCGCTTAAATCGCAAATTAGCGAAACAAGTGACCGCCATTAGCAAAGATAGCCTTAACGCTTTAACGGGCTATCACTGGCCGGGCAATGTCAGAGAGCTGCAAAATATTATTGAGCGTGCGATGATCCTATCCACCAGCTCAGAGCTAAATTTAGCGCTACCTAACGAGCATATTCACGGTTCAACAACAGCTCCGCAGTTTGGTATTCAACAATCAACTGCCATTAATAAAACAATTGGCCAAACACTTGATGAAGTGCAGGCTAGCTATATTCGCCAAGTACTTGAACAATGCCAATGGCGCATCGGTGGCGCCTCTGGTGCTGCTAAACATTTAGGCTTAGCCGACAGTACGCTGCGCTCTAAAATGCAAAAGTTAGGGATTAAACGCGCATCTAATTAG